A part of Antechinus flavipes isolate AdamAnt ecotype Samford, QLD, Australia chromosome 6, AdamAnt_v2, whole genome shotgun sequence genomic DNA contains:
- the LOC127540501 gene encoding olfactory receptor 1440-like — protein MAGGKNSTAVTRFILLGFSDYPKLNIILFVIFLVIYLITLVWNLSLITLIRIDSHLHTPMYFFLSNLSFLDICYVSSTSPKMLSDFFKEKKTISFGGCAAQYFIFSGMGLTECCLLAAMAYDRYAAICNPLLYTAIMSPTLCMGMVAGSYLGGFFGSLIQLCSLLQLYFCGPDVIDHFFCDLPQLLALSCSDTLALQILKFVIAVIFGLLSVLIIMVSYGHIVEAILKISSTQGRSKAFNTCASHLMAVTLFYGSGLSVYLRPSSNDSFSSDKVASIFYTMVIPMLNPLIYSLRNKEIKEALKRWEKRAFA, from the coding sequence ATGGCAGGAGGAAAGAATAGCACAGCAGTAACCAGATTCATCCTTTTGGGATTCTCAGATTATCCAAAACTCAATATTATCCTCTTTGTGATATTCCTGGTGATCTACCTCATAACCTTAGTCTGGAACCTGAGCCTCATCACCCTGATCAGGATCGACTCCCATCTCCACACACCCATGTATTTCTTCCTCAGCAACCTTTCCTTTCTTGACATCTGTTATGTTTCCTCCACATCCCCTAAGATGCTCTCAGACTTTTTCAAGGAGAAGAAGACCATCTCCTTTGGGGGCTGTGCTGCTCAGTACTTCATTTTTTCTGGCATGGGACTGACCGAATGTTGCCTCCTGGCCGCCATGGCATATGACCGTTATGCCGCTATCTGCAACCCGCTGCTTTACACGGCCATCATGTCTCCTACCCTCTGCATGGGGATGGTGGCTGGCTCATACTTGGGTGGATTCTTTGGTTCCTTGATCCAACTGTGTTCTTTACTTCAACTCTATTTCTGTGGGCCTGATGTGATTGACCATTTTTTCTGTGATCTGCCTCAGCTGCTGGCCCTGTCTTGTTCTGATACCCTGGCCCTACAGATCCTCAAGTTTGTGATAGCCGTGATCTTTGGGCTACTATCTGTCCTTATCATTATGGTTTCCTATGGTCACATTGTTGAGGCCATCCTGAAGATTAGCTCCACCCAAGGTCGTTCAAAGGCTTTCAATACCTGTGCTTCTCATCTGATGGCAGTGACTCTGTTTTATGGCTCTGGTTTGTCCGTTTACCTGCGGCCCAGTTCCAACGATTCCTTCAGCAGTGACAAGGTGGCATCTATTTTCTATACAATGGTCATTCCCATGCTGAATCCTCTGATCTATAGCCTGAGgaacaaagagatcaaagaagcaCTGAAGAGGTGGGAGAAGAGAGCATTTGCCTAA